The following are encoded together in the Terriglobia bacterium genome:
- the selA gene encoding L-seryl-tRNA(Sec) selenium transferase yields MASVSVLLDHPQVQEMLRWSGRPLVLNAIREALDGYRRQLKPDDAPPSSDLIVQKVNESLLQIEGERLRPVVNATGIILHTGLGRAVLAQRAVDALAGLNRCCNLQIDMATGLRGKRNFVSEQLICQLTAAEAAMIVNNNAAATLLILSALCRGREVIVSRGQLIEIGGSFRLHECIQESGAILVEVGTTNKTHLRDYENALSEKTGAVMHIHPSNYRVMGFSKEVPVEELAALKKKRDLLVVDDLGCGALLDLRPFGLPHEPTVPESIAAGADVVCFSGDKLIGGPQAGIIAGRGDLIRKIRKHPLTRMLRVGKMTDMTLEHTLRLFLEPETLLQSNPTLRMITMSAESIRQRALRLKKEIESGSPSLRVRLIEGESATGGGSLPVTPLKTFLLAVCSAKMSADALNVQLRRNEPPIIARIEQDEVLFDLRTVFEDEEKQIPTALGNIARPAAHQS; encoded by the coding sequence CTGGCTTCAGTTTCGGTTTTGCTGGATCACCCCCAAGTCCAGGAGATGCTGCGATGGTCCGGCCGCCCCCTGGTGCTCAACGCCATCCGGGAAGCGCTCGATGGGTACCGTCGTCAACTCAAGCCGGACGACGCGCCCCCCTCTTCCGATCTTATTGTTCAAAAAGTCAACGAGTCACTTCTCCAGATTGAAGGCGAGCGGCTTCGGCCCGTGGTCAATGCGACCGGCATCATTCTTCATACCGGCCTGGGGCGGGCGGTGCTTGCCCAGCGTGCCGTGGATGCTCTGGCCGGACTCAATCGTTGCTGCAACCTGCAAATTGATATGGCAACGGGCCTGCGCGGAAAACGCAATTTCGTGAGCGAGCAGCTGATTTGTCAACTGACTGCGGCGGAAGCCGCCATGATCGTAAACAACAATGCCGCTGCCACCCTGCTCATATTAAGCGCACTTTGCCGGGGCCGGGAAGTGATCGTTTCACGCGGCCAGCTCATCGAGATTGGCGGTTCCTTCCGCCTGCACGAATGCATTCAGGAGAGCGGGGCCATCCTCGTGGAAGTGGGCACCACCAACAAGACGCACTTACGGGACTACGAAAACGCCCTGAGCGAGAAAACCGGCGCCGTCATGCATATCCACCCCAGCAACTACCGGGTGATGGGCTTCAGCAAAGAGGTGCCGGTGGAAGAGCTGGCGGCGCTCAAAAAGAAGCGGGATTTGCTGGTTGTTGACGACCTGGGGTGTGGGGCTCTCCTGGACCTGCGTCCGTTCGGGCTTCCCCACGAACCCACGGTTCCGGAAAGCATCGCTGCCGGAGCGGATGTGGTCTGCTTCAGCGGCGACAAACTGATTGGCGGCCCGCAAGCCGGTATCATAGCCGGACGCGGCGACCTGATAAGAAAGATCAGGAAACATCCGCTGACTCGCATGCTGCGCGTCGGCAAGATGACCGACATGACCCTGGAGCATACCCTGCGCCTGTTTCTGGAACCCGAAACTCTGCTCCAGAGCAATCCCACGCTGCGCATGATCACCATGAGTGCCGAAAGCATCCGGCAGCGTGCCTTGCGCCTGAAAAAGGAAATCGAGAGCGGCTCCCCCTCACTCAGAGTCCGCCTGATCGAAGGAGAGAGCGCCACCGGGGGCGGTTCACTTCCCGTCACCCCGCTGAAGACTTTTTTGCTGGCAGTGTGTTCGGCAAAGATGTCCGCCGACGCACTCAATGTTCAGCTGCGGCGGAATGAACCACCCATTATCGCACGCATCGAACAGGACGAAGTGCTGTTCGATCTGCGCACGGTTTTCGAAGACGAAGAAAAGCAGATCCCGACCGCTTTGGGAAACATCGCGCGCCCGGCTGCTCATCAATCATGA
- a CDS encoding PDZ domain-containing protein, protein MRNRARLAILCALLLLATTFASSQRPVGTMAFTVSMEQPSTHTYHVVFRCEGLRGATQDFRMPVWSPGYYGIRDFARNVQNFRAEDGRGTELKWEKAANAWKVQTDNTPVVNVTYDVLATSTFVTDPYLGEDRGYIVGTGVFMYVAGQVAHPVTVEIKLNPAWSSIATGLDPVSPGTPNTVTAPDFDVLYDSPILMGNLDSLPPFEIKGVPHYFIGFKLGNNFNREQFMQNLKAVVAQGIAVIGEIPYKHYTFLGIGSGAGGIEHLNSTTVPFTGNPGLDTKAGANRTLNFLAHEYFHNYNVKRIRPIALGPFDYDRANLTNMLWVSEGFTSYYEYLMVARAGFMNQEELLDNFRKDIGAYENNTGHLFQSATQSSWDSWTQGPFGGRGRTGIVKSISYYSKGSALGLLLDFKIRHETRDQQSLDTVMQTLYQKYYKQLQRGWTDEEFRAACEAVAGVSLKEVFDYASTTMDIDYNKYLGYAGLELEKPVELPDSYLGAVVEDVNGKPIISAIEGDSPARQANLATNDEIRALDGTRVDATALNAAIAATKPGDKIKLAVTRAGKDIEVEVTLGHKMQRSFKILPIANPDALQSSILKDWMRAR, encoded by the coding sequence ATGAGGAACCGAGCCCGACTTGCCATCCTGTGTGCCTTGCTCCTTCTCGCCACAACGTTCGCCTCAAGCCAGAGGCCGGTGGGAACGATGGCATTCACCGTCTCCATGGAGCAGCCGAGCACCCATACATATCATGTGGTGTTCCGCTGCGAGGGGCTCCGGGGTGCGACGCAGGATTTCAGGATGCCCGTCTGGTCGCCCGGGTATTACGGGATCAGGGATTTCGCCAGAAACGTGCAGAACTTCCGCGCCGAAGACGGCCGGGGAACGGAACTCAAGTGGGAGAAGGCGGCCAACGCCTGGAAGGTGCAGACCGACAATACTCCGGTGGTCAACGTGACCTATGATGTGCTGGCCACGTCCACGTTTGTGACCGACCCGTACCTGGGGGAAGACCGGGGTTACATCGTGGGAACCGGCGTCTTCATGTACGTCGCCGGCCAGGTCGCGCACCCGGTGACCGTCGAGATCAAGCTGAATCCGGCATGGTCATCGATCGCAACCGGCCTCGATCCCGTCTCGCCGGGAACCCCGAACACGGTGACGGCCCCGGACTTCGATGTCCTGTACGACAGCCCGATCCTGATGGGGAATCTGGATTCCCTGCCGCCGTTTGAGATCAAGGGCGTTCCTCATTATTTCATCGGCTTCAAGCTGGGGAACAACTTCAACCGCGAGCAATTCATGCAGAACTTGAAAGCGGTCGTCGCGCAGGGCATCGCGGTCATCGGCGAAATCCCGTACAAGCATTACACGTTCCTGGGCATCGGTTCCGGTGCGGGCGGCATCGAACATCTGAACTCCACGACCGTCCCATTCACGGGCAATCCTGGGCTGGATACGAAGGCGGGCGCGAACCGCACGCTGAACTTCCTGGCGCACGAGTATTTCCATAATTACAACGTGAAACGCATCCGTCCGATCGCGCTCGGGCCATTCGATTATGACAGGGCCAACCTGACCAACATGCTCTGGGTATCGGAGGGCTTCACCTCCTATTACGAGTACCTGATGGTGGCGCGTGCCGGATTCATGAATCAGGAGGAACTCCTCGACAATTTCCGCAAGGACATTGGCGCTTACGAAAACAATACCGGGCATCTCTTTCAGTCCGCGACCCAGTCGAGCTGGGACAGCTGGACCCAGGGGCCGTTCGGCGGCCGGGGCAGGACCGGCATCGTCAAATCGATCTCCTATTACAGCAAGGGTTCCGCGTTGGGACTGCTGCTCGACTTCAAGATCCGCCATGAGACGAGAGACCAGCAGTCACTCGACACCGTCATGCAGACGCTCTACCAGAAATACTACAAGCAGCTCCAACGCGGCTGGACCGACGAGGAGTTCCGGGCGGCCTGCGAAGCCGTCGCCGGCGTTTCGCTGAAAGAGGTCTTCGACTACGCCTCGACGACAATGGACATCGACTATAACAAGTATCTCGGCTACGCAGGCCTGGAACTGGAGAAACCGGTCGAACTGCCTGACTCCTATCTCGGAGCGGTTGTCGAGGACGTGAACGGCAAGCCCATCATTTCGGCGATCGAGGGGGACTCTCCCGCCCGGCAGGCCAACCTGGCCACGAACGATGAGATCAGGGCGCTGGACGGCACCAGGGTCGACGCCACGGCCTTGAACGCGGCCATCGCTGCCACAAAGCCGGGGGACAAAATCAAGCTCGCCGTGACCCGCGCCGGCAAGGATATCGAGGTCGAGGTCACTCTCGGGCACAAAATGCAGCGGAGTTTCAAGATCCTGCCGATTGCCAACCCGGATGCGCTGCAATCCTCGATTCTCAAGGA